DNA from Thermodesulfovibrionales bacterium:
TCGTACCGAGGACGAGTGCCGAGAAGGTGAATAGTCCCGGATTCGAAATCATCGGTGCGAATAACGTGGAGGATTTCCTTGACATTCTTCTCGGGTAGTGATAGGAGGCGCAGAATGGAGCGTGAAAGGGAAACGAGAGAGAACCGGGCGTTTTGGTTTTTCCCGACCCTCGCCTTTTTCCTATTCGCCGGTTTGCTCTCATGCTCAACAAAAAGGCTCGAAATCCCAGTCTATGAAGGTCTCGACCCGAGGTATGAGTTGGCCAGGAGGGATCGGGTCGAATCGATTCAATCGACCTTCACGATAGAATTCGAAAAAAATGGAGGCATCATAAAGGGGGACGCTGCTCTCAATCTCACGCAGGAGGCGATGGAACTCAGGGTTTATTCCCTCGGATTTCTCGTAGCAGAGGTTATCGCGAACGATACGGTAACAAAGAGCGACCCGCCGATCGAGAAAAGCAGGATTGCGCTGCTCACCGAAGGTCTCAGGAACAGCTTCTTCTGGTGGTCGATCAAGGACTATGATATACGGGAAGAGGAGAAGGTATACCGCGTATGGAATTCCTGGAGGAAGCTTCTCATCAACAAGAAGACACTTCTTCCGGAAAGGCAGATGATAGAGCTTGAAGACGGGAGGGAACTGACTGTCGTCTATGGAGACCCTGAAGACATGGGGGGGGCATGGTTTCCCTCAAGAATGCGCATCGAACTTTCCCGCCACGCAGCAGAGGTGAGAATCAAGACCCTCTCGGTCACTCCCCGGTAAGGCCGAGGTCGATCGCGACTCCCCGGATGACCTTTTCTTCGATCTCCTTTGCTCGCAACAGGTACCCTTCAAGCAACGAGTTGTCGCAGATGGTATTTATGAGGCGTGGTGTCCCGTTGGAGTATTTATATATGGCAGCGAACGCTTCATCAACGAAGACGCTGTGTTCGTTCCCCGCTATCTTCAGCCGATGCTGGATGTACTGTCGCGTATCATCAGCTGAAAACGGCTTCAGGGAGATTTTCATTGCCACCCGCTGTTTCAGAGGCTCATCGAGGGAAAGGACGTCTTCTAAGTCGGACAGCCCGAAGAAGATGAGGTTGAGCATTTTGCCCCCAGGCATTTCCATATTCAGGAGTCCCCTGAACTCTTCCATGAGCTCCTTCGATTTCAGCATCTGCACTTCATCCATGAGGAGAACGGCGGTCTTGCCGCTTTCATTAATCTCCAGGAGTCTTTTGTAAATGAGGCTCAAGAGATCGAGTTTTTCAGCAGGTATCGGGGCGATTCCGAGCTGCATCGCAAATTTCTTGAGGAGCCACTCTGAACTCACTGAGGAATGAATGATAACGAGGAGCGTCGCCTCATAGTTTGTCTCATCCATACCTTCGAGGAGCCGTCGCGCAAGCGTGGTCTTGCCGGAGCCGATATCTCCTATGACGACTGCGAGCCCCTTCTTCGTGTCGATAGCGTATTTGAGCTTTACGAGGGCATTAGAGTATTGTGGACTGTTGTAGTAAAATCTGTTGTCCACGACATTCGAGAAGGGATGCTCTCTCAGGTTATAATATTCGAGGTAATCCATCCTTTTTCGTCAGAGGTACGAGACCCTGTCTTTCTTTTCCTTCACTGGTGACGGGAGCTCGGCCTTCCCGACGATTGTCTTGAGACGGTTGAGTTTTTCGGTAACCTCTCTGAAATTTGAATCCCAGCCGTACACTTCGCTGAATATAGCAAAAGCCTCCTGGACATTCCCATTCTTTTCATAGGCGGAACCGAGGTCGTACTTCGCGCCCCAATAGGAGTCACCACGGGTTTCGATGCCGGCAAGCGCTGTTTTAAAGGAATCGATCGCAAGAGGGAAGAGCCCCTTATCCATGTAACAGATTCCGAGCATGACGAGCGACCTGACGTAGTATTTATGATCCTTCCGTGATAACTGGAACTCCTTTATCGCATCATCGAGGAGTTCCATCTCTTTATAGGCGATGCCGAGGTTGTAGTGTGTTTCAAAGTCTTCCTCTTCGAGTTCTTTTTCGAGCCCTTTCTTGAATTCTGTAAAGATATCGAGGACATCACTGTCGAATTGGGGCTCGGAGGACTCTATTGCCTCAAGGGTATCGGATTCAGGAAGGGTAAACTCCTCAAATTGAAACTCCTCATCTGCATCAACGGCCGCGCCCTCTCCGACGAGGGGAGGCTCGAGCGTATCACCCTGGAGGGAGGCGACCTTCTTCCGCAGCTCCTCATTGTCCGGGAAGAGGTTGAGCAGTTTCTGGTAAATCCTGAGCGCGTCCTGTGAAAGCCCCTGCCGGCCATAGAATTCAGCCTCGGCGATTTCCTCGCTGTAATCTTCGAAATTGGACGACGCAAATTCATCCGGGGCAACGGCAGGCTCACCACCGGGCGGAGAGACCATCTCGGCAAGTCTCGGATCCCCGGGGCGTATCTCGTTAGCCTCCTTTAGGAGTGCTTCTCTTTTTTCGGCCTCGCCCGTTTTCCCATAAAGTTCTGCGAGTATGAGACATTGCGTGACCGCCTGCTCCCTGTCTTCTGTCGCCAAATAAACCGACTTAAGTCTCGTATGGACATCAGCATTATCAGGTTCCTTCGTCTTGAGGTCTTCAAGGATAGCCCTTGCATCTTCAAAGAGCCCGTAGTTCATGAATATCTCTACGTCTTCGAGCAGATCCTCGGAGGACCTCTCTTTATCCGGAGCACCACCCTCAATGCCCATCTGTATTTCCTGCTCTGCGAGTCTCTTCTTGACCTGAAGGTCATCGGGGTGGATCTTTAGCGCCTCGCGGTAATAGCTGAGGGCTTCTTTCCGAAGACCGCTTCCGGAGAGAAACTCAGCGATGGAGAGACTCTCTGCAAATACCGCTTCCGTGTCACCATTTTGACGGTAAAGCGTTAAGAGGAGCTTTCCGACCCCCTCGGGATCGATATCCCTGAATCCTTTTGCAAGATCTATCGCCTCCTGAACCTTTCCGTCGGTCACGAAGGCGTCAACCACGCTGGTATATGATTCCCAGGCTTTACCTCTCTGGCCTGACGCGAGATAGATATCCCCCACGAGCTTGCGTATTTCGGCATCAAAGGGGCGTAATTCAATGGCAGGCGAGAGACAGGAGAGCGCTTCATCAAAGGCACCGATTTTCCCAAGGATTCTAGCGCATCGCTCGAGAGATTCCAGATTGTCAGGGTGAGCTGCAACAGCTTTCTTGGCGTAGCGAACAGCTTTTTCCATGTCACCCGTCTTCTCGAAGGCAGAACTCAGTCCGAGGAGAGCATCCTTATTATCGGGGTGAACATCGAGCACCTTCGAAAAGTATTCTTTCGCCTGTTCCAGATCCTCCCTGTCATCGCAGAGTCGCGCTATGAGGAGATATTCCCGTATGGCATCTGATACGAGACCTTCTTTCAGAAAGAGCCCGGCAACCTTGTCCCTGAGGGGGATGTTGAACGGAGCGAGGGCGAGAATCTTCTCATAGATATGGAGAAACTTATCTTTCTTCATATCCTTTGAAAGGATATCGGCAGCCGAGAGATAATACTTTATCGCGTCTGTGATCAGGCCCTTCGCCTCACTCAGCTCGCCCAATGCCGCAAGGGAGTCGGCATCAGAGGGGTCGATGTTGATTATCTTTTTATAGAGGGCAAGGGCCTTGAGGGAGAACCCCTCGGCCCTGAAGAAATTGGCTGCCTTGTGGAAGTTATCCGTTGCGGATCGTTTTTCGCCTTTCCTGAGATAGAGGTCCCCGATCGTGTTATAGGCATTTGCATCAGGGGCCTCATTTACGAGTCTCTCCCATTCAGCGATAGCCTTGTCGATCTGTCCCTTCGCGAGATACTTCTGAGCTTCCTTTATTATCAGCATCTTGTCGGTCATGCTTACTATGAAAGTATCATAATCGGCAAAATGTGTCAATAAATTAAGCATTCTTAGTCCCCGACATCTCTAGCATTTCTCCCCGGCTGGGGGAGGAAACGAACCTTGACTTCGAGAGAATCTCTTGGATAAGATAACTACCTGAGGACTTGATGACGGTCGTGATAGGTTGTGACCATGCCGGTTTGGAGCTTAAACTCGAGATAATTTCCCTTCTCAAAGAGATCGGGGTGGATTGTCTTGATTCGGGTACTGACAGCCTTCAATCTGTCGATTATCCTGACTTCGGAGAGAGGGTCTCCGACGCGGTCAGTTCGGGTAAGTTCGAGAGGGGAATCCTCATCTGCGGTACGGGAATCGGCATGTCGATCGTGGCGAATAAATTCCCGAATATTCGGGCGTCACTCTGCAACGACCTGTTCGCCGCGAAGATGAGCAGACTTCACAACGATGCAAACATGCTCGTCATCGGAGGCAGGATTGTGGGGAAAGACCTTGCCAGAGAGATTGTGCGGGTGTGGTTTTCAACTCCCTTTGAGGGGGGGAGACACCTGAGGAGACTGGATAAGATAAGGCAGATAGAGGAAAGGATGAGAGGAATAGGAGATGGAGCGGGAAGAACTGCGAATTGTTGACCCTGAAGTGTATGACGCTATCCTGAAGGAGAAGAACAGGGAAAGAGATAAGATTGTCCTGATAGCTTCCGAGAATTATGTGAGCGATGCCGTCCTCGAGGCGCAGGGCTCGATTTTCACCAATAAGTACGCTGAAGGCTATCCCGGGAGGAGATACTACGGCGGATGTGAGTACGCTGACATTGTCGAAAACCTCGCTATTCGTAGGGCACAGGAGCTCTTTGGCGCAGAACATGTGAATGTGCAGCCTCATTCGGGCTCCCAGGCGAACATGGCCGTGTACTTTTCTGTCCTGAAGCCCGGCGATACGATCCTCGGCATGAGCCTGAACCAGGGCGGTCATCTTTCGCACGGCGCGAAAGTTAATTTTTCCGGCCTCATGTTCAAGAGTGTGACCTATGGCGTAGACCGGCACACCGGCCGCATCGATCTGGAAGAGGTGAGAAGGCTTGCTCGAGAGCATAAACCGCAGATGATCGTTGTCGGTGCCAGCGCGTATTCGAGGATACTCGATTTCGAGACGTTCTCTGGTATCGCGGAGGAGGCGGGAGCCCTCTTGATGGCTGATATAGCCCATATAGCCGGTCTGATCGGAGCGGGGGTCCATCCGTCCCCGATACCCTATGCGGACTTTGTCACGACAACCACCCACAAGACCCTCCGGGGACCCCGCGGGGGGATGATTATGTGCAAGGCCGGATACGGCAAAGCGATCGACAAGATGATCTTCCCCGGGATACAGGGAGGGCCGCTTGTTCATGTGATGGCCGCAAAGGCCGTTGCTCTCAGGGAGGCTTTGAGCCCCGCATTCAAGGAGTATCAGATCCAGGTGGTAAGAAATGCGCAGAAGCTCGCTGAGGCGATGATCGGGAGGGGATTTAAAATCATATCGGGAGGGACGGAAAACCATCTCATGCTCGTCGACCTGACCGATAAGAATATAACGGGGAAAGAGGCTGAGGAGGCCCTTGACTTGTCGGGCATCACCGTGAACAAGAACGCCATCCCTTACGATTCTCGGCCTCCCGCAGTGACCAGCGGCATAAGGCTCGGGACCCCCTGCGTGACGACACGGGGGATGAAAGAGTCGGAAATGGTCGAGATAGCATCTATCATCGCGGAGGTCTTGGAGAATAGAAAGAATCCTGACGAAGTGAAGCGCCTCAATCAGCGGGTCAAGACCCTCTGCATGAAATTCCCCATATACGGATGAAGTGTCCTTTCTGTGGAAATCTCGAAGACCGGGTTATAGATTCCCGCACATCCAAAGAGGGAGACGCAATACGGAGGAGACGTGAATGTCTCAAATGCTCGAAGCGTTTCACTTCCTATGAGCGTGTCGACGACGTCGTTCCGATGGTCATCAAGAAGGACAGCATG
Protein-coding regions in this window:
- the rpiB gene encoding ribose 5-phosphate isomerase B yields the protein MTVVIGCDHAGLELKLEIISLLKEIGVDCLDSGTDSLQSVDYPDFGERVSDAVSSGKFERGILICGTGIGMSIVANKFPNIRASLCNDLFAAKMSRLHNDANMLVIGGRIVGKDLAREIVRVWFSTPFEGGRHLRRLDKIRQIEERMRGIGDGAGRTANC
- the glyA gene encoding serine hydroxymethyltransferase — translated: MEREELRIVDPEVYDAILKEKNRERDKIVLIASENYVSDAVLEAQGSIFTNKYAEGYPGRRYYGGCEYADIVENLAIRRAQELFGAEHVNVQPHSGSQANMAVYFSVLKPGDTILGMSLNQGGHLSHGAKVNFSGLMFKSVTYGVDRHTGRIDLEEVRRLAREHKPQMIVVGASAYSRILDFETFSGIAEEAGALLMADIAHIAGLIGAGVHPSPIPYADFVTTTTHKTLRGPRGGMIMCKAGYGKAIDKMIFPGIQGGPLVHVMAAKAVALREALSPAFKEYQIQVVRNAQKLAEAMIGRGFKIISGGTENHLMLVDLTDKNITGKEAEEALDLSGITVNKNAIPYDSRPPAVTSGIRLGTPCVTTRGMKESEMVEIASIIAEVLENRKNPDEVKRLNQRVKTLCMKFPIYG
- a CDS encoding tetratricopeptide repeat protein; translation: MLNLLTHFADYDTFIVSMTDKMLIIKEAQKYLAKGQIDKAIAEWERLVNEAPDANAYNTIGDLYLRKGEKRSATDNFHKAANFFRAEGFSLKALALYKKIINIDPSDADSLAALGELSEAKGLITDAIKYYLSAADILSKDMKKDKFLHIYEKILALAPFNIPLRDKVAGLFLKEGLVSDAIREYLLIARLCDDREDLEQAKEYFSKVLDVHPDNKDALLGLSSAFEKTGDMEKAVRYAKKAVAAHPDNLESLERCARILGKIGAFDEALSCLSPAIELRPFDAEIRKLVGDIYLASGQRGKAWESYTSVVDAFVTDGKVQEAIDLAKGFRDIDPEGVGKLLLTLYRQNGDTEAVFAESLSIAEFLSGSGLRKEALSYYREALKIHPDDLQVKKRLAEQEIQMGIEGGAPDKERSSEDLLEDVEIFMNYGLFEDARAILEDLKTKEPDNADVHTRLKSVYLATEDREQAVTQCLILAELYGKTGEAEKREALLKEANEIRPGDPRLAEMVSPPGGEPAVAPDEFASSNFEDYSEEIAEAEFYGRQGLSQDALRIYQKLLNLFPDNEELRKKVASLQGDTLEPPLVGEGAAVDADEEFQFEEFTLPESDTLEAIESSEPQFDSDVLDIFTEFKKGLEKELEEEDFETHYNLGIAYKEMELLDDAIKEFQLSRKDHKYYVRSLVMLGICYMDKGLFPLAIDSFKTALAGIETRGDSYWGAKYDLGSAYEKNGNVQEAFAIFSEVYGWDSNFREVTEKLNRLKTIVGKAELPSPVKEKKDRVSYL
- a CDS encoding AAA family ATPase, which translates into the protein MDYLEYYNLREHPFSNVVDNRFYYNSPQYSNALVKLKYAIDTKKGLAVVIGDIGSGKTTLARRLLEGMDETNYEATLLVIIHSSVSSEWLLKKFAMQLGIAPIPAEKLDLLSLIYKRLLEINESGKTAVLLMDEVQMLKSKELMEEFRGLLNMEMPGGKMLNLIFFGLSDLEDVLSLDEPLKQRVAMKISLKPFSADDTRQYIQHRLKIAGNEHSVFVDEAFAAIYKYSNGTPRLINTICDNSLLEGYLLRAKEIEEKVIRGVAIDLGLTGE